A stretch of the Chloroflexota bacterium genome encodes the following:
- a CDS encoding ABC transporter permease — translation MTGQHPLVMQPSISQTMQRWQGLLDGWRRFSKGKLAVFGLCVAVLTVLLAMSAPLLTGYDPLAISRERLLSPTLVHPMGTDNVGKDVFSGVLYGSRVSLTVGLLAAFTSFSVGLLIGSLAGYYGGSLDSLLMRISEFFQIMPRFFLALLVVAMLGGGLEKTIAVIGLLSWPATARIVRAQFLALKEREFVESARAIGFGDRHIIISEILPNALPPAIVQGTLDIALAILLEANLSFFGLGDPRMPSWGEMLNRAQPFLRSAWWMSVFPGTAIFINVLAFNLVGDGLNDLLNPELKER, via the coding sequence ATGACAGGGCAACATCCCCTGGTGATGCAGCCTTCAATTAGTCAGACGATGCAGCGCTGGCAAGGGCTTCTAGATGGGTGGCGACGTTTCAGTAAGGGTAAACTGGCCGTGTTTGGGCTGTGTGTGGCGGTGCTCACTGTGCTGCTGGCCATGTCCGCCCCGCTGCTGACAGGCTATGATCCGCTGGCCATTAGCCGTGAGCGGCTGCTTTCCCCCACCTTAGTGCACCCAATGGGAACTGATAATGTCGGTAAGGACGTCTTCAGCGGGGTGCTGTATGGAAGCAGGGTTTCCTTGACCGTTGGTCTGCTAGCCGCATTCACCTCCTTCTCCGTCGGTCTTTTGATTGGCAGCCTGGCGGGCTACTATGGTGGGTCCCTCGACAGCCTGTTGATGCGCATCTCCGAGTTTTTCCAGATCATGCCACGCTTCTTCCTGGCGCTCTTGGTTGTGGCCATGCTAGGCGGTGGTCTTGAGAAGACGATTGCAGTCATCGGATTGTTGAGCTGGCCCGCAACAGCCCGAATCGTCCGAGCCCAGTTCCTGGCGCTCAAAGAGCGCGAGTTCGTTGAATCAGCACGAGCGATCGGATTTGGAGACCGGCATATCATCATTTCAGAGATTCTGCCAAATGCGCTACCCCCTGCCATTGTTCAAGGGACGCTGGACATCGCCCTGGCGATCTTGTTGGAGGCGAATTTGAGCTTTTTTGGTCTTGGGGACCCGCGTATGCCTAGCTGGGGCGAGATGCTCAACCGGGCGCAGCCCTTCCTCCGCAGTGCCTGGTGGATGTCTGTGTTTCCCGGTACCGCTATCTTTATCAATGTGCTGGCTTTCAACCTTGTCGGAGATGGGCTCAATGATTTGCTGAATCCCGAATTAAAGGAACGTTGA
- a CDS encoding ABC transporter permease — MTRFILRRLIEAVPLLLAVVVVNFLIIHLAPGDPVQALVGNFPAPPEYVERVRKEFGLDQPVWRQLVDYTSNVARGNLGFSFANRRLVKDLILERAANTLILTLSALTFAAVLGVLLGVSAARHPRTWQDTLVTSGSILGFSIPVFWLGQMLILLFAVQFGWLPAQGMTSAREQYDSLGALVDIGRHLILPAVALSVRYLVSNARLTRASMLEVLGSDYIVTAKAKGVPIGRILYVHALRNALLPVITSIGYNFGYVLAGSALVETVFAWPGLGRLLYDSMATRDTPVILGIFLTVASMAILANLLTDLAYSWLDPRIRRTQVKGG; from the coding sequence ATGACAAGATTCATCTTGCGCCGGCTGATCGAAGCTGTCCCCCTATTGCTGGCAGTGGTGGTGGTCAATTTTCTGATCATCCACCTTGCGCCGGGCGACCCGGTACAGGCGCTGGTGGGCAACTTCCCGGCGCCTCCAGAGTACGTGGAACGCGTGCGCAAAGAGTTCGGCCTCGATCAGCCGGTGTGGCGCCAGCTCGTCGACTATACTAGCAATGTCGCGCGGGGCAATCTGGGATTCTCCTTCGCAAATCGGCGACTGGTCAAAGACCTGATTCTCGAACGTGCGGCAAACACGCTCATACTCACCTTATCCGCGCTCACGTTTGCCGCTGTGCTCGGCGTGCTACTGGGTGTGAGCGCAGCAAGGCATCCTCGTACTTGGCAGGATACTCTGGTTACATCGGGCTCGATCTTGGGCTTCTCAATCCCCGTGTTCTGGCTTGGCCAGATGCTCATTCTACTCTTCGCCGTCCAGTTTGGCTGGTTGCCAGCCCAGGGGATGACCTCGGCCCGAGAGCAATACGACAGCTTGGGCGCTCTAGTTGACATCGGTCGGCACCTCATTTTGCCCGCCGTCGCTCTGAGTGTGCGCTACTTGGTTTCTAACGCGCGCCTGACGCGAGCTAGTATGTTGGAGGTTTTGGGCAGTGACTACATCGTGACTGCCAAAGCAAAGGGTGTGCCCATTGGTCGCATCCTCTATGTGCATGCCCTGCGCAATGCTCTTCTGCCAGTGATCACATCCATTGGATACAATTTTGGATATGTCTTAGCTGGCTCAGCGCTGGTAGAAACGGTGTTCGCCTGGCCGGGCTTGGGACGGCTTTTGTATGACTCGATGGCAACGCGTGATACTCCGGTTATCTTGGGCATCTTCCTCACAGTTGCCAGCATGGCCATTCTAGCAAACCTGCTCACTGACCTAGCCTACAGCTGGTTGGATCCCCGAATCCGTCGGACCCAGGTGAAGGGAGGTTAG
- a CDS encoding MmgE/PrpD family protein, with product MAGLTLSQQLAAALCGLSPDNIPAAVLHAAKRVLLDALGAGLAGCSTPEVEALVRAAQSWQGNGAVTVWGRPERLAAPHAALVNGTAVHAREIDDFGGCGHSGAVVIPAVLAAAELSHPTGLDLLVAIVAGYEAAARVVDLVGGYAAHNAVGWHSTGTCGVFGAAAGASRILGLSLEQTAHALGLAGSYTGGIWSFIADGAMSKRLHAGKAAEAGIVAAYLAREGLTGPSHIFENDWGSFTSLYGGERAMPDALLCDLGKEFLILRSGFKPYACCRACHSSLDAVLQLRQLHNLSVSQIRHVVIHSSEQTARQVGKQDVKNVLDAQMSLPYSVAMALSVGRADLEHFQAPYLDDSTIRDLASRVAVVAESARPLDSQPTVEVYLIDGRVFSATVEHAKGELSNPMSDEELETKFLSLAGMRVHRERTERLQDLVWNLDRHASSAGLISLLAEQEE from the coding sequence ATGGCAGGATTGACTCTTTCTCAACAACTTGCGGCCGCTCTGTGCGGGCTAAGCCCGGATAATATCCCTGCTGCGGTCTTGCACGCGGCGAAACGAGTCCTCCTCGACGCCCTCGGCGCCGGGCTGGCGGGCTGCTCTACGCCCGAGGTCGAAGCCCTTGTCCGTGCGGCACAATCCTGGCAAGGCAATGGAGCGGTTACCGTCTGGGGACGGCCCGAACGTCTGGCGGCGCCTCACGCGGCCTTGGTCAATGGCACCGCTGTCCACGCTCGCGAAATCGATGACTTTGGCGGTTGTGGGCATTCCGGCGCGGTTGTCATTCCAGCGGTGCTAGCAGCCGCCGAGCTGTCGCACCCTACTGGGCTCGACCTTCTTGTGGCGATCGTTGCGGGATACGAGGCTGCTGCACGTGTGGTCGACCTGGTGGGCGGTTACGCAGCTCACAACGCGGTAGGCTGGCACAGCACAGGGACCTGCGGCGTGTTTGGTGCAGCAGCGGGTGCCTCGCGCATCTTGGGCCTCTCTCTCGAGCAGACCGCACATGCTCTGGGGTTGGCCGGCTCTTACACAGGTGGCATCTGGTCATTCATCGCTGATGGCGCAATGAGCAAGCGCTTGCACGCTGGTAAGGCCGCTGAGGCCGGAATAGTCGCCGCTTACCTGGCCCGAGAGGGCCTGACTGGCCCAAGCCACATCTTTGAAAACGATTGGGGTAGCTTTACCAGCCTGTACGGGGGCGAACGGGCAATGCCGGATGCCCTATTATGTGACCTTGGTAAGGAATTTCTCATCCTCCGCAGTGGCTTTAAACCCTACGCCTGCTGTCGAGCATGCCACAGCTCCCTAGACGCGGTCTTGCAGCTTCGTCAGCTCCATAATCTGAGTGTCTCCCAAATTCGTCATGTTGTGATCCACTCTTCTGAGCAGACCGCCCGGCAAGTGGGCAAGCAGGATGTTAAGAATGTCCTTGATGCCCAGATGAGCCTGCCATACAGCGTGGCCATGGCGCTCAGCGTGGGAAGGGCAGACCTCGAACATTTCCAGGCACCATATCTTGACGACTCCACTATTCGGGACCTAGCCTCGCGAGTGGCTGTCGTTGCTGAGTCCGCTCGGCCGTTGGACAGCCAGCCGACGGTGGAAGTCTATCTCATCGATGGTCGTGTGTTCTCAGCCACTGTAGAACATGCCAAAGGTGAACTTAGTAATCCGATGTCCGATGAGGAGCTCGAGACAAAATTTCTATCCCTGGCCGGAATGAGAGTCCACCGAGAACGCACGGAGCGACTGCAGGACCTCGTTTGGAATCTTGATCGACACGCCTCAAGTGCAGGCCTGATCAGCCTGCTCGCCGAACAGGAAGAGTGA